Proteins from a single region of Strix aluco isolate bStrAlu1 chromosome 5, bStrAlu1.hap1, whole genome shotgun sequence:
- the TMCC3 gene encoding transmembrane and coiled-coil domain protein 3 isoform X2, translated as MLRKVERHDMNTLSLPLNIRRGGSDTNLNFDVPDGVLEFHKVKLSADSLKQKILKVTEQIKVEQTARDGNVAEYLKLVNSADKQQAGRIKQVFEKKNQKSAHSIAQLQKKLEQYHKKLKDIEQNGSSRTTKDTSKDNLKDIQHGKPRTSGHGTESSKSGVPGVSLTPPVFVFSKSREFANLIRNKFGSADNIAHLKNTLDEFRPETSSRTYGGSATIVAKPKYVSDDECSSGTSGSADSNGNTSFGPAMASTMDSQGKLSMILEELREIKETQSQLADDIENLKTQFKRDYGFISQMLQEERYRYERLEDQLNDLTDLHQHETANLKQELASIEEKVAYQAYERSRDVQEALESCQTRVSKLELHQQEQQAQQSETVNAKVLLGKCINVILAFMTVILVCVSTIAKFIAPMMKSRFHIICTFFAVTLLAIFCKNWDHIICAIERMIIPR; from the exons gtGGAAAGACATGACATGAATACCCTGAGTTTACCTCTTAACATTCGCCGTGGAGGCTCTGACACCAACCTGAACTTTGATGTACCAGATGGGGTCCTAGAGTTTCATAAAGTCAAACTCAGTGCAGATAGCTTGAAACAGAAGATCCTCAAGGTTACAGAACAAATCAAAGTTGAACAAACTGCTCGAGATGGAAACGTGGCTGAGTATTTGAAACTGGTAAACAGTGCAGATAAGCAACAGGCTGGGCGCATTAAACAAGTCTTTGAGAAAAAGAACCAGAAATCTGCCCACTCCATTGCCCAGCTGCAGAAGAAATTGGAACAGTATCACAAAAAGCTCAAGGATATTGAGCAAAATGGATCTTCCAGAACTACTAAGGATACTTCCAAAGATAACTTGAAAGATATTCAGCATGGAAAGCCTCGTACCTCTGGGCATGGGACAGAGAGCAGCAAGTCAGGTGTCCCGGGTGTATCTCTGACACCacctgtctttgttttcagcaaGTCTAGAGAGTTTGCAAACCTGATCCGAAACAAATTTGGTAGTGCAGACAACATTGCTCATCTCAAAAATACCTTGGATGAATTTCGGCCAGAAACAAGCTCTAGAACGTATGGGGGCAGTGCCACCATTGTTGCCAAACCAAAATATGTTAGTGATGATGAGTGCTCAAGTGGGACCTCTGGCTCAGCAGATAGTAATGGGAATACTTCCTTCGGTCCTGCTATGGCAAGTACCATGGACAGCCAAGGAAAGCTTTCCATGATTTTGGAGGAACTAAGGGAAATCAAGGAGACACAGTCCCAATTAGCTGATGACATTGAGAATTTAAAAACACAATTTAAGAGAGACTATGGCTTTATTTCTCAGATGTTACAAGAGGAAAGAtatag ATACGAAAGATTGGAAGACCAGTTAAATGACCTCACTGATCTTCATCAACATGAGACAGCAAACTTGAAACAAGAGCTAGCCAGCATAGAGGAGAAAGTGGCGTATCAGGCATATGAGCGATCACGAGATGTTCAG GAAGCTTTGGAATCATGCCAGACCCGGGTTTCAAAGCTGGAGCTCCATCAGCAAGAACAGCAAGCGCAGCAGTCCGAAACAGTTAATGCCAAAGTGCTCCTGGGGAAGTGTATAAATGTTATCCTGGCCTTCATGACTGTCATCTTAGTGTGCGTTTCTACTATTGCAAAGTTCATTGCTCCTATGATGAAGAGCCGTTTTCATATCATCTGCACTTTTTTCGCAGTGACGCTGCTGGCAATATTTTGTAAAAACTGGGATCATATTATATGTGCCATAGAAAGGATGATTATACCAAGATGA
- the TMCC3 gene encoding transmembrane and coiled-coil domain protein 3 isoform X1: protein MPGSDTALAVDRTYSDPERHRRRKTRVERHDMNTLSLPLNIRRGGSDTNLNFDVPDGVLEFHKVKLSADSLKQKILKVTEQIKVEQTARDGNVAEYLKLVNSADKQQAGRIKQVFEKKNQKSAHSIAQLQKKLEQYHKKLKDIEQNGSSRTTKDTSKDNLKDIQHGKPRTSGHGTESSKSGVPGVSLTPPVFVFSKSREFANLIRNKFGSADNIAHLKNTLDEFRPETSSRTYGGSATIVAKPKYVSDDECSSGTSGSADSNGNTSFGPAMASTMDSQGKLSMILEELREIKETQSQLADDIENLKTQFKRDYGFISQMLQEERYRYERLEDQLNDLTDLHQHETANLKQELASIEEKVAYQAYERSRDVQEALESCQTRVSKLELHQQEQQAQQSETVNAKVLLGKCINVILAFMTVILVCVSTIAKFIAPMMKSRFHIICTFFAVTLLAIFCKNWDHIICAIERMIIPR, encoded by the exons gtGGAAAGACATGACATGAATACCCTGAGTTTACCTCTTAACATTCGCCGTGGAGGCTCTGACACCAACCTGAACTTTGATGTACCAGATGGGGTCCTAGAGTTTCATAAAGTCAAACTCAGTGCAGATAGCTTGAAACAGAAGATCCTCAAGGTTACAGAACAAATCAAAGTTGAACAAACTGCTCGAGATGGAAACGTGGCTGAGTATTTGAAACTGGTAAACAGTGCAGATAAGCAACAGGCTGGGCGCATTAAACAAGTCTTTGAGAAAAAGAACCAGAAATCTGCCCACTCCATTGCCCAGCTGCAGAAGAAATTGGAACAGTATCACAAAAAGCTCAAGGATATTGAGCAAAATGGATCTTCCAGAACTACTAAGGATACTTCCAAAGATAACTTGAAAGATATTCAGCATGGAAAGCCTCGTACCTCTGGGCATGGGACAGAGAGCAGCAAGTCAGGTGTCCCGGGTGTATCTCTGACACCacctgtctttgttttcagcaaGTCTAGAGAGTTTGCAAACCTGATCCGAAACAAATTTGGTAGTGCAGACAACATTGCTCATCTCAAAAATACCTTGGATGAATTTCGGCCAGAAACAAGCTCTAGAACGTATGGGGGCAGTGCCACCATTGTTGCCAAACCAAAATATGTTAGTGATGATGAGTGCTCAAGTGGGACCTCTGGCTCAGCAGATAGTAATGGGAATACTTCCTTCGGTCCTGCTATGGCAAGTACCATGGACAGCCAAGGAAAGCTTTCCATGATTTTGGAGGAACTAAGGGAAATCAAGGAGACACAGTCCCAATTAGCTGATGACATTGAGAATTTAAAAACACAATTTAAGAGAGACTATGGCTTTATTTCTCAGATGTTACAAGAGGAAAGAtatag ATACGAAAGATTGGAAGACCAGTTAAATGACCTCACTGATCTTCATCAACATGAGACAGCAAACTTGAAACAAGAGCTAGCCAGCATAGAGGAGAAAGTGGCGTATCAGGCATATGAGCGATCACGAGATGTTCAG GAAGCTTTGGAATCATGCCAGACCCGGGTTTCAAAGCTGGAGCTCCATCAGCAAGAACAGCAAGCGCAGCAGTCCGAAACAGTTAATGCCAAAGTGCTCCTGGGGAAGTGTATAAATGTTATCCTGGCCTTCATGACTGTCATCTTAGTGTGCGTTTCTACTATTGCAAAGTTCATTGCTCCTATGATGAAGAGCCGTTTTCATATCATCTGCACTTTTTTCGCAGTGACGCTGCTGGCAATATTTTGTAAAAACTGGGATCATATTATATGTGCCATAGAAAGGATGATTATACCAAGATGA